The proteins below come from a single Ictalurus punctatus breed USDA103 chromosome 29, Coco_2.0, whole genome shotgun sequence genomic window:
- the LOC108260512 gene encoding ribosomal protein S6 kinase beta-2, which produces MAGVFDIDLESEDVSDAEDDVCNFTVAETEPGETEEVELTSASVNRDSERVGPDCFELLTVLGKGAYGKVFQVRKVQGSQTGKIFAMKVLKKAKIVCSAKDTAHTRAEREILETVRHPFIVDLWYAFQTGGKLYLILECLSGGELFMQLEKEGIFMEDTACFYLAEITLALGHLHSNGIIYRDLKPENIMLNHEGHIKLTDFGLCKESIHDGSVTHTFCGTIEYMAPEILNRSGHNKAVDWWSLGALMYDMMTGSPPFSAENRKKTIDKILKCKLNLPPYLTPDARELIKKLLKKNPAQRLGSSKADCADIQKQPFFRHVNWDDLLSKRVEPPYKPSLHSDEDVSQFDSRFTKQTPVDSPDDTTLSDSADHAFAGFTYVAPSVLESLKEGFSVEPRLRPIRRHNSSPRTPISPLSGPFKISIDGEEEPPAQAPPLPVENCASKPIRTPGRNKKQKGRRGGK; this is translated from the exons ATGGCGGGGGTGTTCGACATCGACCTGGAGTCGGAGGACGTGAGCGATGCAGAG GATGATGTGTGTAACTTCACGGTGGCGGAAACGGAACC CGGTGAGACGGAGGAAGTGGAGCTCACCAGCGCCAGCGTGAACAGGGACAGCGAGCGAGTCGGACCCGACTGTTTCGAACTGCTCACTGTGCTCGGGAAAGGAGCTTACGGcaag gttttccAGGTCCGGAAAGTACAGGGAAGTCAGACAGGAAAAATATTTGCCATGAAAGTTCTGAAAAAA GCGAAAATAGTGTGCAGTGCGAAGGACACGGCACACACAAGGGCGGAGCGAGAGATCCTGGAGACGGTGCGTCACCCCTTCATCGTGGACCTGTGGTACGCCTTCCAGACTGGCGGCAAACTCTACCTCATACTGGAGTGCCTGAGCG GTGGTGAGCTGTTCATGCAGCTGGAGAAGGAGGGGATCTTCATGGAGGACACGGCTTG TTTTTATCTGGCTGAGATAACGTTAGCGCTCGGACACCTGCACTCCAATGGGATCATCTACCGAGACCTGAAACCTGAGAACATCATGCTCAATCacgaag GTCACATTAAACTCACTGACTTCGGCCTGTGTAAGGAATCCATCCACGACGGCAGCGTCACACACACCTTCTGTGGTACCATCGAGTACAT GGCTCCAGAGATTTTAAATCGCTCAGGACACAACAAAGCCGTGGACTGGTGGAGCCTCGGAGCGCTGATGTACGACATGATGACCGGCTCG CCTCCGTTCTCTGCCGAAAACAGGAAGAAGACCATTGACAAAATCCTGAAGTGTAAACTGAACCTTCCTCCGTACCTCACGCCGGACGCCAGAGAGCTGATCAAAAAG TTGTTGAAGAAGAACCCGGCTCAGAGACTGGGTTCTAGTAAAGCCGACTGCGCAGATATACAG AAGCAGCCTTTCTTTCGCCACGTTAACTGGGACGACCTGCTGAGTAAGCGAGTGGAGCCGCCCTACAAGCCTTCGCTG cactcGGATGAGGATGTCAGTCAGTTTGACAGTCGCTTTACCAAACAGACCCCAGTGGACAGTCCTGATGACACGACACTGAGTGACAGCGCTGATCATGCATTTGct ggctTCACCTACGTGGCCCCCTCAGTGTTGGAGAGCCTGAAGGAGGGGTTCTCGGTAGAACCGCGGTTACGTCCCATCCGTAGACACAACAGCAGCCCACGCACGCCCATCAG tCCTCTCTCTGGACCCTTTAAGATCAGTATTGATGGAGAGGAGGAGCCTCCTGCTCAGGCTCCACCCCTCCCTGTTGAAAACTGTGCCTCCAAGCCAATCAGAACGCCGGGACGCAATAAGAAACAAAAAGGCCGTCGTGGTGGGAAATGA
- the LOC108260524 gene encoding uncharacterized protein LOC108260524: protein MRPQTSAFLRALCLLLSMTHVFCETAALNTTHSPDTNTSSTESVSPTTVPSPAVTFTVTTKAQDKSTISIKSTTKKSTQSPKSTTVTPATPKSHSHVGTVVCLILFFCFLVALCVCAYKWYVHNGRPTFPEIWRRIAESARNAWAVAVACLTSSSSPKAEEEEIEAGITEAEEQKKHGDDEDDDDVSDDYSSIDGTAAMRPNKDEEEDGRSDEREDDMTSVELKDEKTEPEKNDLTVL from the coding sequence ATGAGACCCCAGACATCTGCATTTCTGAGAGCACTGTGTTTGCTCCTCTCTATGACTCATGTTTTCTGTGAAACAGCAGCCCTGAACACAACACACAGCCCGGATACAAACACGAGTTCGACTGAAAGTGTGTCTCCTACGACCGTACCCTCCCCCGCCGTCACCTTCACCGTCACCACGAAAGCTCAAGACAAGTCCACAATCAGCATCAAGTCCACAACCAAAAAATCCACACAAAGCCCAAAAAGCACCACGGTCACTCCAGCTACTCCCAAGTCCCATTCCCATGTTGGAACTGTGGTGTGCTTGAtcctcttcttctgcttcttggTAGCATTGTGCGTCTGTGCGTATAAATGGTACGTTCACAACGGACGGCCAACGTTCCCAGAAATTTGGAGACGCATAGCAGAAAGCGCAAGGAACGCCTGGGCAGTGGCTGTGGCGTGtctgacatcatcatcatcgcccaaagcagaggaggaggagatagAGGCAGGAATAACAGAGGCAGAAGAACAGAAAAAGCATGGAGACGACGAAGACGATGACGATGTGTCAGACGATTACTCGAGCATCGACGGCACAGCAGCGATGAGACCGAACAAGGACGAAGAGGAGGATGGGCGGAGCGATGAAAGAGAAGACGATATGACGTCAGTCGAGCTCAAGGATGAGAAGACGGAGCCAGAGAAGAACGATCTTACGGTGCTGTGA